AGGAAATGGGGACATGACAAGTTTGAGGAGATGACTTTGCAAGGAAAGCGTTATAAAGAGGTAATGGTTTCATACATATTCAACTTGCATGATTAGAGcttcttatttttttggttGCCTGAACagtatttcttttcttaatctcatttgatattttttccctatattgatatgttttttcTCCTGCATTCAGGGAAGAAGATCTTCTAGAGGTAGATATCGTGCTCGTAGTAAGAATGCGGTTCAAGATCATGGTTATTCTACAGGAAGTAGGTCCAAAGCATTCGGGAAAAACTACAATCAGAACCAGGCTCCGAAGGCTGTGAGAGGAAGAGGACCTAAGAGATACGAACCTACTATGAAAAATGGCTGTCAGGCATCTCCAGTGCTGAACAAACCGTGAGCATTACTATGGCATTTGTTTTCTTTCGTTTTCCATATCTTCCTGCTAAAACTAAGTTTGCATGACattgaatgatttaaataattcaGTTCTTGGAAGCCTATTGAGAAAACTTCACAAGCCAATTCAAGTAGAGCTTCCACAACTGCAACAAATGCAGACACTGTATCAATTCCTTCTAAGAAACATATTTTTGCATCAAGTTTGAGTTCTGCGTCCCCACCCTTTTATCCATCAGGGTCTTCCAAGAAAGACATTTCTTTGACTCAGAGGAAGGATGCTCAAGCTGGAAGTGTCAGCAGGGATCTTCGCCCCTCTGTTACAGATGAGaaattttctctatttcaaTCCAATTCATTACGTGGGAAAAATGTACTTGATCCTCTCGGCATGGCAAAGCTTTACATAGATGATTCCACCACATCGGCTTCTGTGAAGCCTCTGGCCAACATGCAAATGCTGCCTACTGGATCTTCATTGGGTAATACTAGTCAACCCTCTCAATCCAGGGTACAGGGTAGAGTCATAGCTAACCCAGGACCCAAGGCTTATCAGCCAGCTCCACATCATAACCAAGTCAACAGAGTTTCTCCACCAGTGCAGGTCAATGCTGTTCAGAGAATTCCTGCTCAAGGCAGGGCTCACTCTTCTGTACAAGCAGCTACTCAGCAGTTAGGCCAGCATCCTAGTATTGGGTCTCAAGCTGCCTCTCCACCAAAGACAGCTATGTCAGTCAGTTCCTATGAATCTGGAGAGGTTGAATCTTCAGAAACAAGTAAACCTGAGGGTGCATTGGTGAACAAGGGAAAAAGCAATCTTCAAGGAGCTGGAAGGGGCTCTTATCTGTATGGTGGAGCTCAGATTATTGGAGCTACAGGGAATATGTCTATCAGCCATGGTGATCAAAACTTTCCTGCCTTTTTGCCTGGTAAAgcttttcatttgtttttaacCGTCAATTTTTTCTGGATAACATATCTACCATAGAAGGTAAAATTTGTAATGGAGAAAATTGCCTTACCTGGAAAAGTGCATACTAATTCCCGGGCACCAAATCCCAATTTTCTGAAATTTCTATGGATTACATTAAatgttttagtaaatataagAGGTAGTTTTCATCTGAACATTTTTTTAGTTGCCTTTTGTCTAAGATCAGATGGATATATAATTCCTTGAACACAGTTTGTTTTGATTAGGGATATGCTTTTTTCTGGGGTGGTTGGAGGTTGGAGTTTGTTTGAGTTCATTTGTATTTGGAATTGATACTATGTGGTGTTTGGAAATAGCTTTTATCTACATAGTTGCTTAGGTTCACTTCTATTATTCTGTGGACCGTTCTCTGCTTTCTTAATTCCTGGTAAAACTTTTTTATGAcctcaattttttcatttttttttcctcctGAATGGTTGGCATGCAGTAATGCAATTTGGGGGCCAGCACTCTGGTGGCCTTAGTGTTCCTGCTGTTGGCATGGCATTTCCAGGATATGTTGCCCAGCCACAACTTGGAACAAGAAATTCAGAAATGACATGGTACAGTAAATCTTTTTCTGTAGGAAAGTTACTTGTGTGGATTACATCTGGTTTCCTTGGAGAATGAGGGTGATGTCTTAGTCAGCTCTTGAACTGGCCAATTGATTTTGTTATGGAGGAAGTTACATCCCcataataaaacataacttgGAATTATCAATCAGTGTATCAGACTCCCCATAGCTACCAGATAAGCCTTTTGTGGCTACTCTCCAATTTCCTGCACTTTTTGCTAGTAGTGAAAGGCAAATGCGGGAATGACACTGAGCATGGACATTTTTTGACGATCAATGCAATTCTAAATCTCTCTTGATAGCTTATTcacttttttgttattttaatttattcatctgTTTAAGCTAAATGCagtgtttattttcattttctcgtTTAGGCTACCTGTACTCACTGGTGCTGCTGGGGCATTAGGGCCAACATATTGTCCACCTTATATTGCAGTCGATGGGGCTTATAATGCTCGTCCATCAGGGCAGACATCTTCAACGGGATCCTCAAGGTTAGTATCACGGTTTTGGTTTCGGCAACCTGCTTGATTCAAATAGCCTTTGTTGTCTTTGTTTCCTTCTACTTGCCAGAGTGGGAAAGAAAATATGAACTTTGTCATTAGTCTTAGAAACTTGTAGCATTCAAAATTTGCCTTTTTGTTATCAGTCTTCAATAATAGCATCTTGTTGGAAAGCCCTTGCAAGATAACCCCTGAAGTCAGGATTTAGACATGTTTAAGTTCAGTCGAATGTGTTTTTTAGCTATGTGCAGGGTTTTGTTTATTCAGTCTACCTATATCTTCATCTTTATAGAAACCTCATCAATCCTTTTGGTGTGAAATGCTGGGTCATTTGGAGGATGATAATATTGTTAGTTTACATGGAACTATTGGCATTTTACAGAGGTTAAGTTCAAAACAGATAATAATTGCTCAAAGATGTTTTAAAGGAAGCTTTAGTGGTTATTTTATCTTTGTAATGGTCACTGATGTTTCCTTTCATATTGCAATGTTTCTATTGGTAGATTGTTTGATGATAAAAAGTCTTGCTCCCTGGTAGATGGATGTTTATATAATGGACGTTAAGGGCTATATCTCAGACTTTTTTCGTTTCTATATACTTGGGGTGTCCTGTGTTTATGTGAGGGAGAGTGAGGCAAAATAACTAATGAAATCTAAGATGACTGACAGTGTAACTGGTTATGTTTTTTCTATTTACAAAGTATCACATGTAGTTTTTGTTACTTGCTGATcgtttttcaataaaatttaaatttcctttttcagcAAAGAAAACATTTCTAAAAAACCAAATAATGAATGGAAGCCTTCTCAAAGACCAGGTAAGGGAAGTTCTGAACATAGACCTGTCTGGTTTCTTATGTTTTGGTTGTTAAACAAGTTGACTCCTATGCAGAGCTTGTGAGTGATGAACTTGGCCAACGACAAAATAACCCTAATAAGCAGCCTCGCAGGCAAGTTGAAACTCTTAAGCTGTTTCTATGGACTGGGTCAACAAAATTCTCTTTGTTTCTATCATCTGCTATATGTaagtgaatttatttatttatccttcATTTCCATGCAGATATTCAGAGATGAGCTTTAGCAAgtgattttcttatttaaagATGGAGCCTGCCCCAGTAAACTGGTATAAGTAAAAGTTTTGCAAAGAAAGCTTTTTCTATCTTTGTGgatgtttgaaatttcttattttGTGGATTACTTGGTGGTGCAGACCTTATTCTAGTCCCTTTCTGACGTCCAGCTTTTGACTTGCACAACTTTGGGCTGCAATTTATTCCTGGATATTGTAGGTAAATCATGGTTGACTAATGCTCTACttgatcaaaaagaaaaatgaaaatctttAGTAACAATGCAGTTTATATAGATGCACCTCCCTTCATTCATTCATTCTAAACCTAAACCTCTCTCATTCTGGCAGAGTTGTGTATGACAAATGCCTCATCACGCTACATTCAGTTTTAAGAATATTATTGTGGCTTGACGGGTGGCATTCCTTTATTTAAATGTGCGGTATGCATATCAGAGAAACTaatcttctttttctctcagtTACAGTGCAAGTTCCTAAAAgtggtattattattattatttgttaacaGGTTTTATTCTTGTGGCTTGATTTTGCAATGAAGCATAAGAGAAATTTCAGCAGGCTTCTCCATAAAAAGTATGAAGAAATGATTGTGCAgtgcagcagcagcagcagcagcagcagcagctgTTTGGATTGATGGTTATGGCGGTTCTTATTTCTCTTTGGTGAGCCTACGTATGTGGTTTTAGTTTTTGAGAGTAGATTatgaatgtttgagatttttcatatttttatttgaaggtTGGCTGAGTATGAATGtgtattttggtttatataaaCTCAAACCACATCTTAATATGGATTTCAGCATTACAGTATTTGGAGTATTATTTATGATGGCATTTAATAAGCAGGGGgtgttgatttttaaatgaatgaatTGACTTTCTGAGTCGGACCGTTACAGATAGAAAGGTCTTGGAATTTGGTGAGGTAAGGTCTGCCCTTTCTCTTTCATTCCCAACGCAATTGATTCCTTCTCCGTTTTGACATTTGACAACGCCAGCCAGCCAGCCAGCTGCCAGCTGAAGCTGATGCTGATGCTGCATAAGCCGCTAGAAAATAAAatcttcttttcttatttttatttttaaattgaaagcCAAATTGTACCCAAATAATTTAGAATTGATTGAGTTGCAATTTGTccactaataaaataaataaatgtaggTAATGAAATTTACTCATCCAGAGTTTGGTTTGGTAAACCTTCGATAATCAAATCAAAGCAATTCCAAcccataattaaaaataaattaaatccaACCGACGCCTCTTAataatgcaactaaaaaacacaCAACAAAACCCGAAATACCCGAAGCCAAATTGCCAAATTGTTTTGAGACCAGCAGCAAAGCAAACTCCAGCTATTACACGCCATCGCCCCCTGATAATTCACCATCAGAACTTGTACACCGTCTGATTTACATAAACAGCATCAGTTCGCGTAATCTGACCATCCACAACACACATCTTGTCatctataatctataataataaatatataaaaacatgagTTTGAATAAACTGAGAATATTCcttattattctttatattattaaattgatataatatattattaattaataaatttataaaattattaaatataattggataaattaaaatttataaaatttaattaattaattatgatttttatatataaatatgataatatttaataattaataaatatgctttataattaataaagatTTAATGTGTGAGATTTAAGGGGCAAAACACTAAAAAAggccctttttttaaatttaccgaaataggccggttttttaattatttaccagaatgggCCGTTTttcccgaaatcgcgtccacgtcagtgcgaTGTCGGGGAACTTGACAGgtcatcgcgtccacgtcagagcGACCTGCCGACGAGGAAGGAAATCACGTCCCTGAGgaagcgatttccttccacgtccgCAGTCACATTGACGTGGACGATGATGACACCCAAGATGAAAACGAGTACCCCAACGGTcgaaattttaaactataaaacCCCCTACCTCttatttttcacaaacaaatcctatctcaatttcattcaaaaattctctcaaagtccttcaaaattctctcaattttcttccaaaattctcttaaactctcaattccttccaaaatcctcacaatttccttcaaaaatctcTAAACtccatattaaatttctttttccattcaatttcagttttttaaagaaaattttaaatgttttattttttaaataattttaaaatttttaatattttcgcaATGGCCGaatcattgattcgtcttgataggaatcacatatgggtggagcaaatgaaaatggtaagtattttaaattttaaattttatttaagataattttatttatgtattttttgataaatattaatttattttttgttataatagtttgaagatcgggtattggaatgcaatattcggaatatgcatggtcctccatcaccgttagtagagaactacctgcgggaagcgggattttggcacgtggcgacggtaggccggggatgcaagttggagccGAAATTGATCAGTGCGCtcatcgagaggtggagacccaagacgcacacatttcatcttccatgtggagagtgcactatcactctagaagatgtccatctgcatTTGAGATTGCTGGTGGACGggcacccagtcaccgggtctgcccaatctagcaacTGGGAGGCggtttcacaatttcttctcatatAGCATCATGGTatcagcgattttatactatttgctctgaaaacgtcaaaaaaaattatttcttacatgaccaacTGTGCTGAAATGGCGTCCACGAGGGcactgttgacaccatttttttttggataaaaacggggtcgacttaggttttgaaaaatgaaacgggagtcgccaccaatcatttttttgataaggtgtgatcggatcaccttgaaaagtggttgttttaataaacaatttaattttattaaaacgacgattttggtccacgaaattgaAAAAGCGGGTTCGGAGttgttacatacgaggaaggattagcaccctcgatacgcccaaaattggtacctagttgattacttaatgtcttaatgtcgaaaattgaaaactttaaagaaatttaaaatacgatccttaaaaacaactcgaatggcatggattaaaattcaagaggatatttggcaatttggtttaaacgagaaatcgaaatcCAGCACCTTAGGACACGtccctcgaatttccaaacgcaaaacattgccttatttcaatttttttttaaaaggatatttagccatttggttgaacgagaaaaatcgacacccagcaccttagggcacgttttctcgaatttcccaaacgcaaaacattgccttatttttaaaattattttaaaattttttaaaggatattaagccatttggttaagcgagaaaaatcgacacccagcaccttagggcacgttttctcgaatttccaaacgctaaatattgccttattttgaagaaaaaaaattttagaaaaaattctcATATCAGGAAAACagcgtgtcatatccaatgcgttaggacataacatattgaattcccgataatgagctttttattattattcttaaaagagtaatctcgattatttagattcaacgaagaaaatcgaaacccaatacgttcgGGCTCGATTATTTCGAAGATTTAAAATAtcgaatattacttatattttaaaattctttcttgaaatctaaaaatttgggtgtaatgaaatgatgatgataatgtaagtaaaataatcatgcaaaacaaaatataaataagtgaTAAGACTAATATAAAACAATCAAGGTGCATCATGATGAGATGATAAACAGCAAAAACTAAAGCaagaaaaacaataacaaacatGTACATAAATaaacgaacaaaatgataagcaGATAAAAACTAAAGCAAGAAAAACAAACATGTACATAAATAAACGAACAAGactaacaaaattataaaaacaataaaagacatgtatacatgtataaaattatgaaaatatgaaaaaacatATGCATGTACACATATTGAAACTATTATACATGAAAATACATAAGCACATatgcatacatgtatataaccataatcaaatataaatatatatatatatacatgtaagtatatatacaaATCACAAAGTATAAAGCatataaacaatatatttttaaaaatatgatgaatatataagaatatatatctttatatacatataaatatacatttatgAAGAtgagatatacatatatatagatatacatataaaaaaagtatttatgtatatattaaagaggttaagaaaaacaaacaaaagaaaacatacatatacatatacgtatgtacacatataagcaaatatataataatatctaaaatttacgtAAGTAAATGTAAGTGTAAatataaattagtaataataatattagtaataataCTAACAAATATAGTaaggataataataataataataataataataataataataataataataataataataatagaattactaaaaagggactaaattgaaatagagATAAAGATCTttggtaatttaaaaaaacgaGAAGGATTAAGTTGCAACGTCTTGAGAGGAAAGGGACCAAAAAGTAAATAAACCAAGACATCCAAAAGCAAGACTgcaatggactaaattgaaacaacaataaaactttgtggccaaattaaaataatgaaaacaacgAAACAAGGGCCAAATTGCAACGCGTTGTAAAGTCTGAGGGACTGTGCGTGCAATTATACCATTTAaggaaaacacgcggatcctccccctgggtcgggtcaccgcgcgggtcgaAGGGgctaaaacggtgccgttttgtttAGGGTatttaaacccaattttctttaaaaaaaatcatttctagggtttctttaaaaaaaactgcagaagaaagaaagaaagaaaccatTCTTCTCTCAACTCCCCCCGTCGCCGGCCAAATGGGCCACCGTCGACCCCGCCGTGAGCGGTGGTCAGAAGCCCAAACATCGGGTTTTAAACCTCGCTTCAGGACCAATCAAGACCAAGTCTTCATGGCCTAGGGTCGCGAGAGAAAATCAAATCGCCACCTTCCCGCCTAATTTGGTGACCAAGTAGGACTCGGACGACGCTTGCGAGACGATTCTGTAAGgttctttctccttttttatttcgttttgtTGAGATAAATTAgtatataaaaaacaaacaaatataaaaacgagcagaaaaaagaataaaaagtctGAATCAACCTTTAAATGTTTTCTCCGCTTTTTTCATTAACTATTGTGTTGTGAAAATGttacaaaagaaaaggaaaagaccGATTATGATGATGAAGCCTCCcccctttctttgtttttacaatttcggctttatagccgaaagaaaagaaaatcccaATGAATCTCTGTTTTCCCCTATGTTGTTGATTTTTGTTGTGTATTTGCAGGAGGACTGGCAGTAGCAGAGGGCAGGTGAGGACGGATGTGACCATGGCGGTGCAAGTGGGCGATGTCGGCAGAGGGGCGGCCGAAGAGACTAGGAGTCGAAGAGGCTTTGGCGCCACTTAGTTAGGGCTAGGGTTTCATTTCAAACCCTAGGTCGATTtgtttttttctgaaaatgggCATtaggctttttaaattttgggcttATTGGGCTGGTGGGTGTAATTGGATAGTTAGgtctgttttgttttgtttgttgggcccgggcaaatgggcttgtacagctgcccctctttgctcgttgtcgtgtaacgagaacagagcaaagactaaaaaagaGCAATTGGCCCGGTCTCGTAGAGTCTTGACTTCTCTTGTCGCTTCTCTTCAAGTAGCTTTATTTCAATCCACGGTGGCTTGTTgtttcgatccactccactgtactTCAGAGAGATGCGTCTTGTAGCTTTTATCTTCTTCacagcaacttcagggggacgaggtttatggtttaagtctactccactgtaacgtcagggagataagactggctATGATAGATTTAATctgacctactgcaacttcagaggtataggcaTTGGCGCTTCGGCCCACCCCacaacgtcagggagatagaattactggcttcaatgtactccactgtaaccacggGGAGGTAaaacctgatgcgatctactctactgtaacttcagagagataagatcctttgttttaatccgctctactgtaatctcagggagataggattactagcttcaatctgctccgctgtaatctcagtgagataagacctgatacgaTCTTCTCTACTGTagcttcagagagataagatcatttattttaatccgctccactgtaatttcagggagatgggattactaacttcaatctgctccgctgtaatctcagggagataagatctgaaattcttcggtctgttccactgtaatctcagggaaataagacctggtgcaatctactctactgtaacttcagagagataagatcattgGTTTTAATCCgatccactgtaatctcagggagataggattactatcttcaatctgctccgctgtaatctcagggagataagatctgaaattcttcggtctgttccactgtaatatCAGGGAAATAATACCTGacgcgatctactctgctgtaactttagagagataagatcctttattttaatcagcttcactgcaaccgatggaggcaaggctttgttttcaatctgctccgttgttaatgcaggaaggcaagatctgctatcttcaatcagctccactacaaccgatggagacaaggctttgttttcaatctgcttcgttgttaacgcagaaagacaagatctgctatcttcaatcaGCTCCACCATAatcgagagaggcaaggtttgtgtcttcgacctgcttcgctgtcaatgcaggaaggcaaga
This genomic window from Gossypium raimondii isolate GPD5lz chromosome 10, ASM2569854v1, whole genome shotgun sequence contains:
- the LOC105777747 gene encoding protein MLN51 homolog isoform X3; protein product: MATTGEDEVEYYSDPEEVKCSLTMQRRKAASDDEEGEGEVDNNNAVRMNPRAVIHSDESDSQGGAADYDDEEEELYSEEEEEEENYDGVEEEDVDEEEIEEVMRRREVQGNAERTGGAAVMDNGNRNVDEGVEISNGNNHVGEEDEDEKKENEPFVVPTAGAFYMHDDRFRDNVGGRHRQMRGGRKLWESKDDRKWGHDKFEEMTLQGKRYKEGRRSSRGRYRARSKNAVQDHGYSTGSRSKAFGKNYNQNQAPKAVRGRGPKRYEPTMKNGCQASPVLNKPSWKPIEKTSQANSSRASTTATNADTVSIPSKKHIFASSLSSASPPFYPSGSSKKDISLTQRKDAQAGSVSRDLRPSVTDEKFSLFQSNSLRGKNVLDPLGMAKLYIDDSTTSASVKPLANMQMLPTGSSLGNTSQPSQSRVQGRVIANPGPKAYQPAPHHNQVNRVSPPVQVNAVQRIPAQGRAHSSVQAATQQLGQHPSIGSQAASPPKTAMSVSSYESGEVESSETSKPEGALVNKGKSNLQGAGRGSYLYGGAQIIGATGNMSISHGDQNFPAFLPVMQFGGQHSGGLSVPAVGMAFPGYVAQPQLGTRNSEMTWLPVLTGAAGALGPTYCPPYIAVDGAYNARPSGQTSSTGSSRACE
- the LOC105777747 gene encoding protein MLN51 homolog isoform X1 — protein: MATTGEDEVEYYSDPEEVKCSLTMQRRKAASDDEEGEGEVDNNNAVRMNPRAVIHSDESDSQGGAADYDDEEEELYSEEEEEEENYDGVEEEDVDEEEIEEVMRRREVQGNAERTGGAAVMDNGNRNVDEGVEISNGNNHVGEEDEDEKKENEPFVVPTAGAFYMHDDRFRDNVGGRHRQMRGGRKLWESKDDRKWGHDKFEEMTLQGKRYKEGRRSSRGRYRARSKNAVQDHGYSTGSRSKAFGKNYNQNQAPKAVRGRGPKRYEPTMKNGCQASPVLNKPSWKPIEKTSQANSSRASTTATNADTVSIPSKKHIFASSLSSASPPFYPSGSSKKDISLTQRKDAQAGSVSRDLRPSVTDEKFSLFQSNSLRGKNVLDPLGMAKLYIDDSTTSASVKPLANMQMLPTGSSLGNTSQPSQSRVQGRVIANPGPKAYQPAPHHNQVNRVSPPVQVNAVQRIPAQGRAHSSVQAATQQLGQHPSIGSQAASPPKTAMSVSSYESGEVESSETSKPEGALVNKGKSNLQGAGRGSYLYGGAQIIGATGNMSISHGDQNFPAFLPVMQFGGQHSGGLSVPAVGMAFPGYVAQPQLGTRNSEMTWLPVLTGAAGALGPTYCPPYIAVDGAYNARPSGQTSSTGSSSKENISKKPNNEWKPSQRPELVSDELGQRQNNPNKQPRRYSEMSFSK
- the LOC105777747 gene encoding protein MLN51 homolog isoform X2, which produces MATTGEDEVEYYSDPEEVKCSLTMQRRKAASDDEEGEGEVDNNNAVRMNPRAVIHSDESDSQGGAADYDDEEEELYSEEEEEEENYDGVEEEDVDEEEIEEVMRRREVQGNAERTGGAAVMDNGNRNVDEGVEISNGNNHVGEEDEDEKKENEPFVVPTAGAFYMHDDRFRDNVGGRHRQMRGGRKLWESKDDRKWGHDKFEEMTLQGKRYKEGRRSSRGRYRARSKNAVQDHGYSTGSRSKAFGKNYNQNQAPKAVRGRGPKRYEPTMKNGCQASPVLNKPSWKPIEKTSQANSSRASTTATNADTVSIPSKKHIFASSLSSASPPFYPSGSSKKDISLTQRKDAQAGSVSRDLRPSVTDEKFSLFQSNSLRGKNVLDPLGMAKLYIDDSTTSASVKPLANMQMLPTGSSLVQVNAVQRIPAQGRAHSSVQAATQQLGQHPSIGSQAASPPKTAMSVSSYESGEVESSETSKPEGALVNKGKSNLQGAGRGSYLYGGAQIIGATGNMSISHGDQNFPAFLPVMQFGGQHSGGLSVPAVGMAFPGYVAQPQLGTRNSEMTWLPVLTGAAGALGPTYCPPYIAVDGAYNARPSGQTSSTGSSSKENISKKPNNEWKPSQRPELVSDELGQRQNNPNKQPRRYSEMSFSK